From a single Budorcas taxicolor isolate Tak-1 chromosome X, Takin1.1, whole genome shotgun sequence genomic region:
- the LOC128070139 gene encoding late histone H2B.L4-like: MAQPSSDNSEEDLGTNEAGTAKTEPSETESSETETSETEPSETETSESEPSEPEPYDAEPKKAKQKTAKGRRRRRRRHLDNFASFATYFPRVLRQVHTGLSLSHEAMNVMDSFVKDMFEQIAEEAGSLARSNKHCTITSGEIQTAVSLLLPGEIGKYAVSEATKSVIRYNTRR; this comes from the coding sequence ATGGCTCAACCATCCTCTGACAACTCTGAGGAAGACCTGGGCACCAACGAAGCCGGAACCGCCAAAACAGAGCCCTCTGAAACGGAGTCCTCTGAAACAGAGACCTCAGAAACGGAGCCCTCTGAGACAGAGACCTCGGAAAGCGAGCCCTCCGAACCAGAGCCCTATGATGCTGAGCCAAAGAAGGCGAAACAGAAGACAGCTaagggccgccgccgccgccgtcgccgccATCTGGACAACTTTGCAAGCTTCGCCACATATTTCCCCAGGGTGCTGAGGCAAGTGCACACCGGCCTGAGTCTCTCTCACGAGGCCATGAACGTCATGGATTCGTTCGTGAAGGATATGTTTGAGCAGATCGCCGAAGAGGCCGGGAGCCTGGCCCGCTCCAACAAGCACTGCACCATCACGAGTGGGGAGATCCAGACAGCCGTGAGTCTTCTCTTGCCTGGGGAGATCGGCAAGTACGCAGTGTCCGAGGCCACCAAGTCGGTCATCAGATACAACACCCGCAGATGA